In a single window of the Bacillus clarus genome:
- a CDS encoding (2Fe-2S)-binding protein, whose protein sequence is MGKGQFILQVNGEDREVIVRMADTLLYTLRQQLDLTGAKPGCENGDCGACTVLVDGIPIKSCIMLAVEAMGKRIVTIEGLRETPIQQAFEDKWAFQCGYCTPGFIMNCHALVTQKMDVNDAMIEEWLSSNICRCTSYQEIEEAVKSVLQKHRGNHL, encoded by the coding sequence ATGGGAAAGGGGCAATTTATTCTTCAGGTGAATGGGGAAGACAGAGAAGTGATTGTCAGAATGGCGGATACGTTATTATATACATTACGGCAACAACTCGATTTGACAGGAGCTAAGCCGGGATGCGAAAACGGCGATTGTGGTGCTTGTACAGTTCTTGTTGATGGAATACCAATCAAATCTTGTATTATGTTAGCCGTGGAAGCGATGGGTAAGCGGATTGTAACCATTGAAGGTTTACGAGAAACGCCTATTCAACAAGCTTTTGAAGACAAATGGGCTTTTCAGTGTGGGTATTGTACGCCTGGGTTTATCATGAATTGTCATGCGCTCGTCACACAAAAAATGGATGTGAACGATGCAATGATTGAAGAATGGTTAAGTTCTAATATTTGCCGGTGCACAAGTTACCAGGAGATTGAAGAGGCTGTGAAATCTGTCTTACAAAAGCATCGAGGGAATCACTTATGA
- a CDS encoding lectin-like domain-containing protein, with protein sequence MNGSAKFDPNTNFTILTDVINSQASTITGKTALDMRHDFTLVANIYLGSKSNEADGIAIAFHRGSIWFVGDRGGLGILSAPQGIGFELDTYWIASSDENRFCSKGLALFKELSHAF encoded by the coding sequence ATAAATGGTTCTGCTAAATTTGATCCTAATACTAACTTTACAATCTTAACAGATGTTATAAATTCTCAAGCAAGTACGATTACTGGAAAAACGGCATTAGATATGAGACATGATTTTACTCTCGTAGCAAATATATACCTAGGGTCTAAAAGTAATGAGGCTGATGGTATTGCAATAGCATTTCATCGCGGATCAATTTGGTTTGTTGGTGATAGAGGAGGTTTAGGGATTCTATCAGCACCACAAGGAATAGGATTTGAATTAGATACGTATTGGATTGCATCTTCAGATGAAAACAGGTTTTGTTCAAAAGGATTAGCACTTTTTAAAGAATTATCTCATGCTTTTTAG
- a CDS encoding GerAB/ArcD/ProY family transporter has protein sequence MLEKGKISAIQMGLIAYPMILGTSILAVPTIMGREAERDMWISPIFASSMGFLSVYLAYRLNKLYADETLIQYSEQILGRFLGKILGFFYLFFLLENIGNFLRQYAEFTVGAFLPQTPRIVIISCLTLLCAFVVYGGIEVLGRLAQLYIPLLIVPLFIMVVLLLRDFEIQNMFPIMMHGITPSISGAMIPGLAWFTEFFVISFLLPFLTDRKKGKKWGMISVLAVTLTMVVINLTVLFLFGGMMTSSYLYPVFEAARYIRIGDFFEHLEAFIMVVWVAGIFLKISVFYYALVLGTAQWLKLSDYRPVVFPYGLLMIVFGIWAHPNIPEMTQFYKLVSPLYKPLFLIVIPLCLLFLAMIRKKHNKKKGERQQ, from the coding sequence ATGTTAGAGAAAGGGAAGATTTCCGCCATTCAGATGGGGCTCATAGCGTATCCTATGATTTTGGGAACCTCTATTCTGGCTGTTCCTACGATTATGGGAAGGGAGGCGGAACGGGATATGTGGATCTCCCCTATTTTTGCTTCATCCATGGGCTTTCTTTCAGTATATCTTGCCTACCGTCTTAACAAGCTCTATGCTGATGAGACGCTTATTCAATACAGCGAACAGATTCTAGGACGCTTTCTTGGAAAAATCCTTGGATTTTTTTACTTATTTTTTTTGCTGGAGAATATCGGTAACTTCCTACGACAGTATGCGGAGTTCACAGTGGGTGCTTTTCTCCCGCAAACACCGCGTATTGTCATAATTTCCTGTCTTACCCTCCTCTGTGCCTTTGTAGTTTATGGGGGGATAGAAGTATTGGGGAGACTAGCTCAACTTTATATCCCACTACTTATTGTTCCTTTATTCATTATGGTGGTTCTTCTTTTGCGGGACTTCGAGATCCAAAATATGTTTCCCATCATGATGCATGGAATTACGCCTTCTATATCGGGAGCGATGATCCCAGGATTAGCTTGGTTTACGGAGTTCTTCGTCATTTCTTTTTTATTACCTTTCTTAACAGATCGGAAGAAAGGAAAGAAGTGGGGCATGATCTCTGTTTTGGCCGTTACGCTCACAATGGTAGTAATCAATCTGACAGTTCTTTTTTTATTTGGAGGAATGATGACCAGCAGCTACCTTTATCCGGTGTTTGAGGCAGCTCGGTATATCCGTATTGGCGATTTTTTTGAACACCTAGAAGCCTTCATTATGGTGGTTTGGGTGGCGGGGATTTTTCTTAAAATATCGGTTTTCTATTATGCTCTTGTATTAGGGACTGCTCAATGGTTAAAATTGTCTGACTACCGTCCTGTTGTCTTTCCATACGGTTTGCTTATGATCGTGTTCGGTATATGGGCACATCCTAATATACCGGAAATGACTCAGTTTTATAAGTTGGTGAGCCCGTTATATAAACCGCTTTTCCTCATTGTAATTCCATTATGCCTCTTGTTTCTGGCTATGATTCGGAAGAAACATAATAAAAAGAAGGGAGAGCGACAACAGTGA
- a CDS encoding cytidine deaminase, producing the protein MDKKRYIEEATKMLSKAYIPYSKFPVGAALVTKEGKIYTGCNIENASYGLCNCAERTAIFKAVSEGERDFSYLVITGETDGPISPCGACRQVIAEFCDPKMPVLLTNVKGDEKEVTVEQLLPGAFSIEDLI; encoded by the coding sequence ATGGATAAAAAAAGATATATTGAAGAAGCAACGAAGATGTTATCAAAAGCTTATATTCCGTATTCAAAATTCCCTGTAGGTGCAGCATTAGTGACGAAAGAAGGCAAAATCTATACTGGTTGTAATATAGAAAATGCTTCTTACGGTTTATGTAATTGTGCCGAAAGAACAGCAATCTTTAAAGCAGTGTCAGAAGGGGAACGTGATTTCAGTTATTTAGTCATTACAGGTGAAACCGATGGTCCAATTTCACCATGTGGTGCTTGTAGACAAGTTATTGCTGAATTTTGCGATCCGAAAATGCCTGTATTACTAACAAATGTAAAAGGCGATGAAAAAGAAGTAACGGTTGAACAATTATTGCCGGGTGCCTTCTCGATTGAGGATTTAATTTAG
- a CDS encoding xanthine dehydrogenase family protein molybdopterin-binding subunit, protein MKQDHIIGKSVKRKESADKVTGRAKYVDDEIEVGTLYAKVLTSVYAHAFIESIDIRKAKKIPGVHAVVTGADYPILVGSSIVDRPILAYEKVRYFGEPIALVVADSEAIAKQAVTQIRVTYKKLPVVQAPLQAYLERDILVHENVEQYELEEVVYPEAHTNIANRTKIRKGDTRKGFVNSEVVVEETFSFRQSDHTAMETRCAKVEIKPDGEVIVHSTSQAPFEIKRLLSKAFQIDEEKIIVYVPLVGGAYGGKTAVQLEYLAYLASKAVSGRRVIIRNSREEDFVTSPVHIGLQAKVKLGCTKNGKLQAAEILYLFDGGAYADRAVTMSKAAGLDCTGPYSIQNVSCDSLCMYTNHPYATSFRGFGHAEYTFVIERMIDILANKIGICPLTFRMKNAIGLGDTTPTQVSVTKSNTGDIQACLQKLKSLINWKEGNRIVLSNGRIQAKGISCFWKNSTTPNNAGAGATLTFNSNGSVNINCGAVEIGQGTKTTLTQMVAEKMNMSVEDVSIMMEVNTQVTPKHWKTAASRTTHLVGNAVVKATEDVRNQLLDTAAHLLGIPADELAIANKTVYAKTNPDIYVPFSKIVFGYVDSSGNVLGSQIIGRGTYVFEGITKIDYETGKGQQGPEWGVGAQAIEIEFDPQTYTYKLIKAITVADAGRILNRKGAETQIIGAMSMGLSFATRETFHYDLYGRILNDQFRSYKVMHYGQQPKYIAEFVEVPHDQAAFGSRGLGEHGIIGMPAALANALSIAAIISLRQLPLTPELIWKVKQEKENGVYDTI, encoded by the coding sequence ATGAAACAGGATCACATCATTGGAAAAAGCGTCAAACGAAAAGAAAGTGCTGATAAGGTAACGGGAAGAGCGAAGTATGTGGATGATGAGATAGAGGTCGGCACGTTATATGCAAAAGTGTTAACGAGTGTATATGCTCATGCTTTTATTGAAAGCATTGATATAAGGAAAGCTAAGAAAATCCCTGGTGTTCATGCTGTGGTAACAGGAGCAGATTATCCTATTCTTGTCGGTTCTAGTATTGTAGATCGCCCTATATTAGCCTATGAGAAAGTACGATATTTTGGTGAACCTATTGCACTTGTTGTAGCGGATAGTGAAGCGATTGCTAAACAAGCAGTAACGCAAATACGTGTTACATATAAAAAACTCCCCGTAGTTCAGGCTCCACTACAAGCCTATTTAGAAAGGGATATACTCGTACATGAAAATGTAGAACAATATGAATTGGAAGAAGTAGTATATCCAGAAGCACATACAAACATTGCAAATAGAACGAAAATTCGTAAGGGTGATACTCGGAAAGGGTTTGTAAATAGTGAAGTTGTTGTAGAGGAAACGTTTTCCTTCAGGCAATCTGATCATACCGCAATGGAAACACGATGTGCGAAGGTAGAAATTAAGCCAGATGGAGAAGTTATTGTTCATTCTACTTCGCAAGCTCCTTTTGAAATTAAAAGATTGCTTAGTAAAGCGTTTCAAATTGATGAGGAAAAAATAATTGTGTATGTTCCTTTAGTCGGAGGAGCGTATGGCGGAAAAACAGCGGTACAACTTGAGTATTTAGCTTATCTTGCTTCAAAAGCGGTCAGCGGAAGGCGTGTTATCATTCGAAATAGTAGAGAAGAAGACTTTGTAACATCCCCTGTTCATATTGGATTACAAGCAAAAGTAAAGCTTGGATGTACAAAGAATGGAAAGTTACAAGCTGCAGAGATTTTGTATTTATTTGATGGCGGTGCTTATGCTGATCGAGCGGTGACAATGAGTAAAGCAGCTGGATTAGACTGTACAGGTCCGTATTCTATCCAGAATGTATCGTGTGATTCGCTTTGTATGTACACGAATCATCCATATGCGACATCGTTTCGAGGGTTTGGTCATGCTGAGTATACATTTGTAATTGAAAGAATGATAGATATATTGGCAAATAAAATAGGTATATGCCCGCTTACGTTTCGTATGAAAAATGCAATTGGATTAGGAGATACAACACCAACGCAAGTATCAGTCACCAAAAGTAATACAGGGGATATTCAGGCGTGTCTACAAAAATTAAAGTCGCTTATTAATTGGAAAGAAGGCAATCGAATTGTTTTATCAAATGGCAGAATACAAGCAAAAGGGATTAGTTGTTTTTGGAAAAATTCGACCACACCAAATAACGCCGGAGCTGGTGCGACTTTAACCTTTAATAGTAATGGAAGTGTAAATATTAATTGTGGTGCTGTTGAAATTGGGCAAGGAACGAAAACAACTTTGACACAAATGGTTGCAGAAAAAATGAATATGAGTGTTGAAGATGTATCTATCATGATGGAAGTCAATACACAAGTAACGCCGAAACATTGGAAAACAGCTGCTAGTCGAACGACGCACCTTGTTGGAAATGCAGTTGTAAAAGCGACGGAAGATGTAAGGAATCAGTTACTAGATACAGCTGCTCATTTACTTGGAATACCAGCAGATGAGCTAGCAATCGCGAATAAGACTGTGTACGCGAAAACAAATCCCGATATTTACGTGCCCTTTTCAAAAATTGTTTTTGGATATGTTGATTCGAGCGGAAATGTATTAGGGTCACAAATAATTGGAAGAGGTACTTACGTCTTTGAAGGGATTACAAAGATTGATTATGAAACAGGAAAAGGACAACAAGGACCGGAATGGGGAGTGGGAGCACAAGCGATCGAGATTGAATTTGACCCACAGACGTATACATATAAATTAATTAAAGCAATAACGGTTGCAGATGCAGGAAGGATTTTAAATAGAAAAGGAGCAGAAACACAAATTATAGGGGCTATGAGTATGGGATTAAGTTTTGCGACGAGAGAAACATTTCATTACGACTTGTATGGAAGAATTCTTAATGATCAGTTTCGTTCTTATAAAGTGATGCATTATGGTCAACAGCCCAAATACATTGCTGAATTTGTGGAGGTACCACATGACCAAGCTGCATTCGGTTCAAGAGGACTTGGGGAGCATGGAATTATCGGTATGCCAGCTGCTTTAGCGAATGCTTTATCAATTGCAGCTATTATTTCACTTCGTCAATTACCACTCACTCCTGAATTAATTTGGAAAGTAAAACAAGAGAAGGAGAATGGTGTGTATGATACCATTTGA
- a CDS encoding nucleotidyltransferase family protein, translating to MKIAGIYLAAGNSRRMGPGIHKLYIPLQGKPLGNLALQAAVSSRLSHIIVVVTNEPTWMLERMCHEKVRILSCSNAYRGQSYSLRCGVEKAKRMNVDGVLVLLADQPFVTLEFINKMISCCEQNENIHFVAASYRGIRQPPVLFTKKVFPLFQALKGDEGARAIFTKPGMNGISLLSESEKMFFDVDTWEKYQQVKREYKD from the coding sequence ATAAAGATTGCTGGAATATATTTAGCTGCTGGAAACAGTCGGAGAATGGGGCCTGGAATACATAAACTGTACATTCCATTACAAGGGAAACCACTTGGAAACTTAGCGTTACAAGCAGCAGTTTCTTCAAGGCTCTCACATATTATTGTTGTTGTTACGAATGAACCTACCTGGATGTTAGAAAGAATGTGCCACGAAAAAGTTCGCATTCTTTCTTGTTCAAATGCTTATAGAGGACAGTCATACTCTCTTCGATGCGGTGTGGAGAAGGCGAAACGAATGAATGTAGATGGAGTGCTTGTCCTTCTAGCTGATCAACCATTTGTGACACTTGAATTTATAAATAAGATGATAAGTTGCTGTGAGCAAAATGAAAACATTCACTTTGTAGCAGCGAGTTATAGAGGGATAAGACAACCGCCTGTTTTATTTACAAAGAAAGTGTTTCCACTTTTTCAAGCATTGAAAGGGGATGAAGGGGCACGTGCAATTTTTACAAAACCTGGTATGAATGGAATTTCATTGTTGTCTGAAAGCGAGAAAATGTTTTTTGATGTAGATACATGGGAAAAGTATCAACAGGTAAAGCGAGAATATAAGGATTGA
- a CDS encoding spore germination protein produces the protein MRRIPRIKSKNRSLLSQKKEIQQYSQPISPNLEQNLCYFQMIFADCSDVVFRSFLIGDQIDAVLIYIEGLSDLEEIDNNLLSPLMQEITEQKDIINQLKKSKIAVANVQEMDTVHEGIETILQGNPLLLMEGEKQALSLGLSKWEKRSIEEPVAEGVIQGPRTGFVETLRVNTSLLRRKIKSPDLKFKSMKIGRYTQTDVAIAYIEGLVDQTLLEEVQSRLQRIDLDGILESGYIEELIEDNSFSPFPQILNTERPDVTAANLLEGRVAVMIDETPFVLILPVTFFSLLQAPEDYYQRFLISTCIRWMRYVFIGISLLGPSVYVAIMTFHQEMVPNTLLISIVASREPVPFPTIVEALIMEFTFEALREAGIRLPKQVGAAVSIVGALVVGEAAVQAGLVSEIMVIVVAITGISSFMIPRYVQGTAFRMLRFPLMFLAGTLGLLGIMFGIIMISIHLCCLRSFGIPYLSPIAPTKMRDLKDVLFRAPWWMFDTHPHLTEDYDPNRQSHNQKPDPSKGGE, from the coding sequence TTGCGAAGAATTCCACGAATAAAATCAAAAAATCGGTCGCTCTTATCTCAAAAAAAGGAGATTCAACAATATTCTCAACCTATCTCTCCGAATTTAGAACAAAATCTTTGTTATTTTCAAATGATTTTTGCCGATTGTTCGGACGTAGTTTTCCGTTCCTTTTTAATTGGAGATCAAATTGATGCTGTTCTGATTTATATTGAGGGCTTATCAGATCTGGAAGAAATCGATAATAATCTACTATCTCCTTTAATGCAGGAGATAACAGAACAAAAAGACATTATAAATCAATTAAAGAAAAGTAAAATTGCAGTAGCCAATGTACAAGAAATGGATACAGTTCATGAAGGGATAGAGACGATTTTGCAAGGAAATCCCCTTCTTTTAATGGAGGGAGAGAAGCAGGCTCTTTCTTTAGGATTGTCCAAATGGGAGAAACGGTCAATTGAAGAACCAGTTGCAGAAGGGGTGATACAAGGGCCAAGAACCGGTTTTGTGGAAACTTTAAGGGTCAATACGTCTCTCTTGCGTAGAAAAATTAAAAGTCCAGATTTGAAATTTAAATCGATGAAAATTGGTCGCTATACGCAAACTGATGTGGCAATTGCTTACATCGAAGGACTTGTAGATCAAACGCTTCTTGAAGAGGTTCAAAGCCGACTGCAACGAATCGACCTGGATGGAATATTGGAAAGTGGATATATCGAAGAATTGATTGAAGACAATTCTTTTTCGCCATTTCCTCAAATCCTCAATACAGAACGACCGGATGTTACGGCTGCAAATCTTCTGGAGGGAAGAGTAGCCGTCATGATAGATGAGACACCTTTTGTTTTGATTTTGCCTGTCACGTTTTTTTCATTGCTTCAGGCTCCAGAGGACTATTATCAACGATTTCTTATAAGTACTTGTATTCGCTGGATGCGCTATGTATTTATTGGGATTTCTCTTCTGGGTCCCTCCGTATATGTGGCCATCATGACGTTTCATCAAGAAATGGTTCCAAACACGCTGTTAATTAGTATTGTCGCATCACGGGAACCGGTTCCTTTCCCGACGATCGTAGAAGCTCTTATTATGGAATTTACATTCGAAGCATTACGTGAGGCAGGAATACGGCTTCCGAAACAGGTTGGGGCTGCTGTTAGTATTGTAGGTGCTTTAGTAGTTGGTGAAGCTGCTGTCCAAGCTGGACTGGTTTCCGAAATCATGGTCATCGTGGTGGCTATCACCGGTATCTCTTCTTTCATGATTCCGCGTTATGTTCAAGGGACAGCATTTAGGATGCTTCGTTTTCCTTTAATGTTCCTTGCTGGAACGCTTGGATTACTTGGAATCATGTTCGGGATAATTATGATTAGTATCCATTTATGTTGCTTACGATCCTTTGGAATTCCCTATTTAAGTCCCATTGCTCCTACAAAAATGCGCGATTTGAAAGACGTGTTATTCCGGGCACCTTGGTGGATGTTCGATACTCATCCTCATTTAACAGAAGATTACGATCCAAACCGGCAGTCTCACAATCAGAAGCCTGATCCTTCAAAAGGAGGTGAATAA
- a CDS encoding XdhC family protein — MTSVHTVLEVLLSCEQRCALATIIHVEGSAYCKEGTIMLFCEDGTKVGMLSAGCLEEEVSFYAAEVIENQTWSIHQFNTKAEDDLSWGIGCNGIVHILVEHIDDEYKAFLRTLYVCLKNGISVQMIKDLSLLQTLFICENGDTFGDSEVSFLSLSLHGQCYYQHFMPKPRLFIFGAGEDAKPLVRFAKEVNFFVTVCDWRESLCNISHFPSADTCMIGFPKEIVPRLLLREKDFVVIMNHHFQRDQQLVELLCEQCVRYIGILGPRHRTARLLEGKTIPKHLHSPVGLTIGAKGPTEIAISIIAEIIQELRGK, encoded by the coding sequence ATGACTTCTGTTCATACTGTACTAGAAGTACTACTATCTTGTGAACAACGATGTGCCTTAGCAACGATTATTCATGTGGAAGGTTCCGCATATTGCAAAGAAGGAACAATCATGCTTTTTTGTGAAGATGGGACAAAAGTTGGAATGTTAAGTGCGGGCTGCTTGGAAGAAGAGGTTTCGTTTTATGCGGCAGAAGTGATAGAGAATCAAACGTGGTCTATTCATCAGTTTAATACGAAAGCGGAAGATGATTTATCTTGGGGAATAGGATGCAACGGTATTGTTCATATATTAGTTGAACATATAGATGATGAGTACAAGGCTTTTTTACGAACATTATATGTATGTCTCAAGAACGGCATTTCTGTTCAGATGATAAAAGATCTTTCTTTGTTACAAACTTTATTTATCTGTGAGAACGGTGATACGTTTGGGGATAGTGAGGTTTCGTTTTTATCTCTTTCTTTACATGGTCAATGCTATTATCAACATTTTATGCCAAAGCCACGTCTTTTTATTTTTGGAGCAGGAGAAGACGCAAAACCACTTGTTCGGTTTGCGAAAGAAGTAAACTTTTTCGTGACAGTTTGTGATTGGCGTGAATCATTATGTAATATTTCACATTTCCCGAGTGCAGATACTTGTATGATTGGGTTTCCAAAAGAGATTGTACCGCGACTTCTATTACGAGAAAAAGATTTTGTTGTGATTATGAACCATCATTTTCAGCGCGACCAACAATTGGTTGAGCTTTTATGTGAACAATGTGTTCGCTATATTGGTATTTTAGGTCCACGACATCGCACTGCTCGTCTATTAGAAGGAAAAACAATACCAAAACATCTTCATTCACCAGTGGGACTTACAATTGGAGCAAAAGGTCCAACTGAAATTGCGATTAGTATAATAGCTGAAATCATTCAAGAATTAAGGGGGAAGTAA
- a CDS encoding Ger(x)C family spore germination protein: MKRYVSINRKKAFLVLLFFIYLLLLTGCWDRIETNEMAIVLTTAIDKSKDQTKVSVQILIPQGEKSGQHGAGGEDKSTIVRTALGKSITDAMSKIQAKTSRELFWGQCRVYIFGEQLAKEGLHDEIDFLVRHPEPRNRSYLFVSEGEAAHLLTLQSPLEGYIGQSLRKLADERMSAVITLKDFQQMITGQAGGAILPYINTKTLEQIEEKETLGPILETSIFKRDKMIGKIDQKMTKGVLWLRNEIQEAVVAVKPQNGRGTITMELTQELTDIVPKIENNKWKIVANIRTEGSIVENATDLDVMKPEINKMIQKKLAKDIQQRITQTLEEVQKGMKADIFHFAEAFERKYPDKWDKAKAQWNKVFPQVEVDFDIKAYVRRPGVSTRPAGLPKQKEEKK; the protein is encoded by the coding sequence GTGAAACGTTATGTCTCTATTAATAGAAAAAAAGCGTTCTTAGTTCTTCTCTTTTTTATATACCTCCTTCTACTCACGGGTTGTTGGGATCGAATAGAAACGAATGAGATGGCAATTGTATTAACAACAGCCATTGATAAAAGTAAAGATCAGACTAAAGTGTCGGTTCAGATTTTGATTCCTCAAGGAGAGAAGAGTGGGCAGCACGGAGCGGGTGGAGAAGATAAATCGACCATAGTGAGAACTGCATTAGGGAAAAGTATTACGGATGCTATGTCAAAAATTCAAGCAAAAACCTCCCGTGAGCTCTTCTGGGGGCAATGTAGAGTTTATATTTTCGGGGAACAGCTCGCGAAAGAGGGGCTTCATGATGAAATAGATTTCCTTGTACGCCACCCAGAACCCCGGAATCGTTCATATTTATTTGTCAGTGAAGGGGAAGCAGCTCATCTTTTAACACTTCAGTCTCCTCTTGAGGGATATATAGGGCAATCCCTGCGGAAACTTGCAGATGAACGGATGAGTGCAGTTATTACTTTAAAAGATTTTCAACAAATGATTACAGGACAGGCAGGTGGAGCTATTCTTCCCTACATTAATACGAAAACTTTGGAACAGATTGAAGAAAAGGAAACACTTGGTCCTATCCTCGAAACATCCATTTTTAAGAGAGACAAAATGATTGGGAAAATTGATCAAAAAATGACAAAAGGGGTTCTTTGGTTAAGAAATGAAATTCAAGAAGCGGTCGTGGCAGTGAAACCTCAAAATGGAAGAGGGACTATAACGATGGAACTCACTCAGGAACTTACTGATATAGTTCCTAAAATTGAAAATAATAAATGGAAAATAGTAGCGAATATTAGAACTGAAGGAAGTATCGTAGAAAACGCTACTGATTTGGATGTTATGAAACCGGAAATAAATAAAATGATTCAAAAAAAATTGGCAAAGGATATTCAACAACGAATCACTCAGACTTTAGAAGAGGTACAGAAAGGAATGAAAGCGGATATTTTTCATTTTGCAGAAGCCTTTGAACGAAAATATCCGGACAAATGGGATAAAGCGAAGGCTCAGTGGAATAAGGTTTTTCCGCAAGTGGAAGTTGATTTTGATATCAAAGCTTATGTGCGGAGGCCAGGAGTAAGCACGAGACCTGCTGGTTTACCTAAACAAAAGGAGGAAAAGAAATGA
- a CDS encoding FAD binding domain-containing protein → MIPFDFEYYRPRSIKETIRLFHQLDEEGKSPIYYGGGTEIITMGRLQQIMTKAVIDLKDIPECNVCAWNDNKLILGVTLTLTEVQDAKVFPLLGETAGRAADHTARNKITLGGNIAGKIIYREAVLPFLLADSTFVIAGREGIKHIPAQQAFIEKLQLQKGEFLIQIITDQKYVGLPYYSVKKRQLEKIDYPLVTVTALKSDDSIRIAFSGLCAFPFRSSAMEAVLNDWDIPVEKRIERALFHIPALILDDIRGSRAYRIFVLKHVLYDVLIKLEGMRE, encoded by the coding sequence ATGATACCATTTGACTTTGAATATTATCGTCCGCGTTCCATTAAAGAAACCATCCGGTTATTTCATCAATTGGATGAAGAGGGGAAAAGCCCCATTTATTATGGAGGTGGTACTGAAATTATTACGATGGGTCGCTTGCAACAAATCATGACGAAAGCGGTGATTGATTTAAAAGACATTCCTGAATGTAATGTTTGTGCATGGAATGACAATAAGCTTATCCTTGGAGTTACATTAACATTAACAGAAGTTCAAGATGCAAAAGTATTTCCTCTTCTTGGAGAGACTGCTGGAAGAGCGGCAGATCACACCGCAAGAAATAAAATTACACTTGGTGGAAACATTGCAGGGAAAATTATATATAGAGAAGCAGTGCTTCCTTTTTTACTAGCTGATAGCACATTTGTTATTGCAGGAAGAGAAGGCATAAAGCATATCCCAGCTCAGCAAGCATTTATTGAGAAATTACAATTGCAAAAAGGTGAGTTTCTTATACAAATTATAACAGACCAAAAATATGTAGGATTGCCGTATTATAGTGTAAAAAAAAGACAATTAGAGAAAATTGATTACCCACTTGTAACAGTTACTGCACTAAAAAGTGATGATAGCATTCGAATCGCATTTAGTGGATTGTGTGCATTTCCATTTCGATCATCCGCAATGGAAGCAGTGTTAAACGATTGGGATATTCCGGTAGAGAAGAGAATTGAACGCGCCCTTTTTCATATTCCTGCGCTTATATTAGATGATATACGAGGCTCACGTGCTTATCGTATTTTTGTTTTGAAACATGTGCTTTACGATGTATTGATAAAGCTTGAAGGGATGAGAGAATAA